The Coffea arabica cultivar ET-39 chromosome 10e, Coffea Arabica ET-39 HiFi, whole genome shotgun sequence region ttgaagcaggagggTCAATTGTGCCAATCACATCCATACCCCACATCGAGCAGGGCCATGGGGCAGTCATACTGTGAAATTCGGTGGGAGGAGCGCGTATGATGTCGCCATGCACTTGACATTtaatacatctccggacaaaatctATGCAATCGCGTTCCATTGTAAGCCAAAAATACCCGGTTCTCATAATTTTCTTTGCCAACAAATGTCCTTTCATGTGAGGTCCGCAGACACCACTATGCACCTCTTTCATCATGtattgagcttcatcttcatcgaTGCACCTTAAGAGGTTCAAATCTAAGGTCCTTTTGTATAATACctctccatttaagaaaaactttgaGGCCATTCTGCGCAGGAGACCCTTGTCATTTGCACTAGCTTCTGGAGGGTAAGACCCGATTTTGATGAATTCCTTAATATCATTGTACCAAGGGCTTTTGCCAGATGTTTTGTCTACAACCCAACAATGAGCAGGCTTGTCTTGGAGTTGAATTTGGATAGGCTCGATTTCTAATTCGTCTGGATATTGTATCATAGAAGATAAGGTGGCTAAGGCATCGGCAAATACATTTCGGGCTCGTGGAAGATGTCTGAATTCCAAACTTTGAAATTGTCTAGCCAATTTGAGCAAATTACAGTGGTATGGCAGAatctttgaatctttggttaccCATTGTTTCAATGTTTGGTGCACGAgtaaatctgaatcactgaaggCTATTAACTCCTTAACCTCcatttccaaagccattttAAGACCAAAAATACATGCTTCATACTCGGCCATATTGTTTGTGCAGGCAAATTGCAATTTAGCTGCTCCAGGATAATGCTTCCCTTCCGGGGATACAAGAACTGCTCCTATTCCGACTCCAAAAGAATTAGCTGCACCATCGAAAAACAATCTCCATTCAGGGCACTGTTCGCTCATATCTTCTACGGTACCAACAAATAAAACCTCCTCATCAGGGAAATAGGTATGGAGCGGTTGATAATCATTGTCCTttggattttctgccaaatgatcGGCTATAGCTTGTCCCTTGACGGCCTTTTGcgaagtgaaaacaatatcaaactCTGAAAGAATTATTTGCCATTTAGCAAGACGTCCAGTTGGCATCGGTTTCTCCAAGAGGTATTTCATGGGGTCAGAGCGGGAGATGAGATAGGTGGTGTGACTTAGCAGGTAGTGCCTTAATTTTTgagctgcccaggccaatgcacagcagcttttctcaataaatgaataattagcctcatacTGCGTGAATTTCTTGCTAAGATAGTAGATGGCTTGCTCTTTCCTTCCCGAGTCATCGTGCTGCCCcagaacacaccctactgctccgTCGAGCACAGATAAGTACATGATCAAAGGCCGGCCCGGTTTGGGTGGCACTAGAACCGGAGGCTGcagcaaataatctttaatcttgtcaaaaacttgttggcactcctcattccaatgCAACGGCACATTCTTTTTTAACAACTTGAACAGTGGCTCGCATGTCGCGATTAATTGGGCAATGAATCTTCCAATAAAATTAATCTTCCCCAAAAAACTTTTCACATCTTTCTGCGTTTTCGGCACTGgtgatgagcaaccctaggggaagaccctcctagaccctcccaaccttgtaattatctgagttggatcttttcttccaatggaaattgaactcgattgttctcatggactcaagacctctgacacacaaaggcaatcagcaaccttaagcaaataatgatggatgaagagacaccacgattagggaacaaactaatcgataaagtctgatttgaatcctaagctatgaactcaagaattcaagagtaagttcgattaagaacttgaaggaaaattcctcacgatttctggttgtaataatctaTGTCTTTACTCATACtagaggtgcctttttataggctaaaactagggcaaaatccggcccacataaacctggaagaaattcggtccgcataaagagcttaaagagccagctctttaaggctttccgataagacccaataagtaataaaatactcaacgcctaacaactactaaactagacattttttaaacaactaccaactaagctaacaagtatgagatcattccttcacttcaaacgtacaagtgaacaaagtaattTCATGGTCCATCAAGTCTTCAATCTTAGCTtgttccttgcttgtatggtgaatgatcaaggctcgtaaagcttccttcaccttcttggttcttgatcttgtcatcggaccaccaatgttgatcaaagggtccttgacccaaggttgaagttgttgcgcacccgtatccgcatcattccctccctcctcgaaaggattcgtcctcgaatcttcaaagtctgtatcaaagtcaaaaagggataggtcagacacattaaaagatgcacttatgccatactcacttggaagttccaatttgtatgcattgtcgttgatCCTCTCTAGGACTTGAAAAGGTCCGTCGCCTCTTGGATGTAACTTTGTCCGTCGAGATGTTGGAAACCTTTCCTTCCTCATGTGcacccaaacccaatcaccaggtTTGAATACAACACGCTTTCTTCCCTTATTCGCATGTTGTGCATATTgcgcatttttcttctcaatttgagctcgaattctctcatgcaaggtccgaacagcctctgcctttttgacaccatctgcgcttaaacacttatcaacaggaataggtgataaatctagaggagttagcggctgaaacccataaataatttcaaaatgagaaTGATCTTAGTAGAATGAGTGGTTCGGTTATACGCAAACTCAGCGATAGGCAAACATTCTTCCCACTTCTTCAAGTTCTTTTGAACAATGGCTCGAAGTAAAGCACCAAGGGTTCGATTGGTTACCTCGGTTTGACCAtccgtttgaggatgactagaagtagaaaatagcaacttcgttcccaactttccccaaaatGATTTCCAGAAGTAgcttaagaatttcacatccctatcccttacaatagtacgcggtaccccatgcaatctaaccacgtccttgaagaataaatcagcaacatAGCGCGCATCACTTGTTTTCCTACAAGGGATAAAGtgagccattttagaaaatctatccactacaacaaagatactatccatacctctagaagatcttggtaaaccaagcacaaaatccatggataaGTCTGTCCAAGGAGCATGACGTACGGGTAGAGGAGTGTATAATCCATGAGGGTTACTCCTTGACTTGGCCTGCTTACACTTTAAACACTTATCACAAATGTTAGCAACGTCACGCCTCATTTTaggccaatagaagtgttcaTGCAAGATGTCAAGAGTTTTATCAATACCAAATGTCCCATCAACCCTCCGTCATGGGCTTCTCTAACAAGTAATTCCCTAAGTGAACAGTTGGGAATACATAGCCGattttctttgaacaagaaGCCTTCATGCCTATAGAACTTTTGAAATGCAGCATGTTCACAAGCttgaaacacattagaaaaatcgtcatcatgtgcatacaagtctttaatgtgctcaaaaccaAGTAACTTAGTGCTCATGTTAGTGATCAAAATATACCTTCTAGACAATGCATCCGCAACGACATTATCTTTTcccttcttatacttaatgatatatggaaagaaatcaataaatgcaatccatttcgcATGTCTTTTATGAAACTTACCCTGCCCCTTaagga contains the following coding sequences:
- the LOC113687285 gene encoding uncharacterized protein, coding for MPTGRLAKWQIILSEFDIVFTSQKAVKGQAIADHLAENPKDNDYQPLHTYFPDEEVLFVGTVEDMSEQCPEWRLFFDGAANSFGVGIGAVLVSPEGKHYPGAAKLQFACTNNMAEYEACIFGLKMALEMEVKELIAFSDSDLLVHQTLKQWVTKDSKILPYHCNLLKLARQFQSLEFRHLPRARNVFADALATLSSMIQYPDELEIEPIQIQLQDKPAHCWVVDKTSGKSPWYNDIKEFIKIGSYPPEASANDKGLLRRMASKFFLNGEVLYKRTLDLNLLRCIDEDEAQYMMKEVHSGVCGPHMKGHLLAKKIMRTGYFWLTMERDCIDFVRRCIKCQVHGDIIRAPPTEFHSMTAPWPCSMWGMDVIGTIDPPASNGHRFILVAIEYFTKWVEVESFKHVTKKVVANFLRDHIICRFGVPETLITNNAKNLNNDMVDGLCEQFKIRHRNSAIYRPQMNGALPYALMAYRTSIRTSIGATPYSLMYGMEAVLPANVEIPSLRILMETKLEKADWIKQRYEQLSLIDEKLLNAICHGQCYQKRMARAYNKKVHLRTFEEGDKVLKRILPVQDEAKGKFARNWQWPFIVQKLDYMSPIEQLPVPLESPHSNPGQTDEFSFGL